The following DNA comes from Caulobacter mirabilis.
AGGTCCTGGCCGCCTACGCCTCGGAGCCCGGCTGGCGTCCGGAGGCGTTCGAACGGCTGCGGACCTACGCCGGCACCCTGAACGCGCAGTGGGAAGCGACCGACAACGGCGTCTTCAGCCGCGATCTGGCGGGCCTGCTGCACAACGGCGACCGCCGCTGGACCTGGCCCTCGGCCCAGGATCTGGCCTCAGCGGCGCCTGGCGATCTCAAGACCGCCTTCAACAGCGCCCTGACGACCGGTCCCCTGGAGATCGTCATCGTCGGCGACATCACCGAGGAGAAGGCGATCGCCGCGGTGGCGCGCACCTTCGGCGCCCTGCCCGCCCGCGCCCAGCGGAAGGACGACCCGATGGGCGTGGTCGGCTTCCCCGCCCCCAACGCCGCGCCGGAAGTGCTGACCCACAAGGGGCGCGACGACCAAGCCGTGGCCTATGTCGCCTGGAAGACCGACGACTTCTTCGCCGACATGCAGCGGGCCCGGAACGCCGCCGTCCTGGCGGACGTCATGAACCTGCGGCTGACCGATGAACTGCGCGAGAAGCAGGGTGCGACCTATTCCCCGTCCGTGGGGTCGGTCGCCAGCGACGTCTGGCGCGGCTGGGGCTACGTCTCGGCGCGGGTCGAGGTGCCGCCGGCGCTGGTCGACGGCTTCTATCGCGACGTCGCCAAGATCGCCGCCGACCTGCGGGCTTCGCCCCCAACGGCGGACGAGATGGACCGCGCCAAGAAGCCGCGCCTGGAGCGGCTGACCAAGGCCCGGGAAACCAACGAGTACTGGCTCGGCGAGCTGGCCGGGGCCCAGACCGATCCGCGCCGGCTGGCCACGATCCGGTCCCTGCTGGCCGGCTATGAGCGGGTCACGGCGGCCGACGTCCAGGCGGCGGCGAAACAGTATCTGACGGAGGACAAGGCATGGCGACTGGTGGTGCGGCCTGCGACCGCGGGCGGGACGCCCGACAAGGCGGCGGCGCAATGATCCGCGCCGCGATCCTCGGCCTCGGGCTGGCCGCTGCGACAGCGACGGCGGCCTGGGCCGCGCCGGCGCAGGAGCATGAGCTGCGCTCGCTCGGCCAATGCGCCCTGGCGGCCAGCCTCTACGAGTCCCTGGCCAAGCCGGGCTCGCCGATCGTCCTGACCGACGCCGACAAGGCTCTGATCGAGAAGATGGACGTCGCCGAGCCGACTCTGAGCAAGCGCGCCAACACCCTCGCCGAGACGATCGGCAAGGAGAAGGCCAAGGCGGTCCACGACAAGCTGATGACCGAGTTCAAGGCCCAGCTGGCGCCGGAGGGCAAGCCTCGCCTGCCTCCGCGCGAGGCGCTCGATCGCTACGCGCCGATCATGGAAAGCTGCATCGCCCGCAGCCAGCTGCTCTCGGGCCTGGCGGGCTGACCGCGCCATCCGGCGAAGAAAAAGGGCGTCTCCAGGAAACTGGAGACGCCCTTCTCATGTCCGGACGCCCGCCGCGTCCTAGTAGACGTAGCCGCCCACGCCGCCGTCGAGATTCAGCGCGCCGACGGCCGAGGCCTCCTCGGCGACGACCTCCTCGCGGTAGGTCACGTACTTTTCGACGCTGATCATGGTCAGCACCTTCACCCCGGCGCCGAAGCGACGCAGCAGGCTGCGCTCGTTGCAGTCGCGGGCCGGCTTCTGCGGACGGCAGACCAGCTCATAGTCGCTGGCGCCGCCGGCGCCGCGACGACGGTGCAGGGCCTCGCCCTTGGCGCAGATCATGGTCTGGCCGCCGTCGAAGGAGATGCGCTCGTTGAAGTCGGCGATGGTGGTCTGCATGCGGGTGCCGGCGATGCAGCGGTACAGTTCGCCCTCGAAGGCCTCGGCCACGTCGCGGTCGGGGAACACCTGGGAGGCCGGGTGCGGGATGTTGCGGTCGTCCAGGCAGAAGGCCTGGATGACCACGCGGCGCATCCGGGTGCGGGTCGCCTCGTAGGCGACCTTGCGGGTCTTCTGCAGCCCCTGGACGTTCAGGCCCTGGATCATGCCGCCGCCGGACGGGGGCATGTAGCCGCCGCCACCGCCGCCGCCGCCGTAGTAGACGTTCGCGGCGGCGCCGGCGCGAGCGCCCGCGCCGGCGGACGCGCCGCTGACGGCGACCGCCACGGCGTTGTTGTTGACGATCACATTGGTGCGCCCGCCGCCGCCACAGCAGACCGGCGGCTGAGGCGGCCGTGGGGGCGGCGACGGGGGGCGGCAGCACGGCGGCGGCGCGGGCGGCGTGCAGCACGGCGGCGGCGGCGGGGCGCAGCATTGCGCCTCCGCGTTCCCGCCATCCAGGGCGGCCGACCCGAGCCAGAGCAGAACGCCTCCAGCCAAGGCAATCAGGAAGTTCCGAGGCGCCATGGGCGAGCCCCCTCCGAAATATTCACCGCGTCCGCCTGCAAGAACCGCGCCGTCGCGACCCCCTCGTCCCGAAACGGAACAAAACGGACCTGGCCCGAACCTTCCCTGCAACCCTCGTGCGGCTGCTTGGAGCCGTTCGGCGGAGGGTCAGGCCATGGTCCATCCCAACACGGAACGATTGACGGAGTATTGGCGGGCCCAGCGCGGCGACGCGCTCGCGCCGCGCCGCGCCGACATCGACCCCATGGCCTTCCACACCCTGCTGCCGCAGGCGATCATCGTCGGCCGCAGCAACCAGGGCCGGTTCCCGTTCCGCCTCGTGGGCGGGCTGGTGTCCGACCTTCATCGCCAGGACCTGCGCGGCCGCTGCCTGTTGGAGCTGTGGCGCGCCGGCGACCGCTGGCGGCTGAAATCCGCCCTGGAGATCGCCCGCCGACGCCCCGAGCCCGTGGTCATCCACGCGGACGCCCTGATCGACGGCGCCGTTCCGTTGCCGCTCGAGATCCTGCTGGCGCCGCTGACGGGCCCCAGCGGCGAGATCGACCGCTTCCTAGGCCTCTACCAGCCGCTGGGCAGCGTGGGACAGATGCAGGGCCGGCCGATCCGCGACCTGGCCATGGTCGCCATCACCGGCGGCGGCGAGGGCGACGAGGCCCGCGCCCTGCGCCTGGCCTCACTGGACGGCCGCCGGATCGCCTGACACGGCGGCTACTGCGAGCGCGGGTGAGAGTCAGTTGCATTGAGAAAGGCCCTCCCCTAACAAGCCCCGAACTGTGATCTCCGGGGACATCGGCATGTCGAAGCGTGTTGGCCGTCGCGTGGCTTTGAAGACGGCTCTGCTCGCGGCGAGCGGTCTGGCCTGGGCCCCGGCCCTCGCGCTGGCGAACGACGCGACCGATGTCGACCAGGTCGTCATCACCGCCCAGCGCGCGACCACCGCGACCAAGACCGACACGCGACTGCTCGAGACGCCCCAGGCGATCAGCGTCGTCCCGGCCGAGCTGTTCGCCGACCGCGGCGTCACCACCATGCAGGAGACGCTGCGCTACACCGCCGGCGTCAACAGCGAGGCCTACGGCCTGGACACCCGCCAGGACCAGCCGGCCGCGCGGGGCTTCTACTCGACCCAGTACCAGGACGGGATGCGCAAGCTGGTCGGCTACAGCCTGATCCCGCGCACCGAGACCTACACCCTGGAACGGGTCGAGCTGCTGCGCGGCCCCTCGTCGGTGCTCTACGGCCAGTCCAACACCGGCGGCATCGTCAACATGATGAGCAAGCGGCCGCGCGAGGACTTCGGCGGCGAGGTCGCGCTGCAGTACGGCGGCTGGGACCGCAAGCAGCTGCAGTTCGACGTCACCGGCGGCCTGGGCGGCGGGGTCTCGGGGCGGCTGGTCGGCGTGGCGCGGGACAGCGGCCTGCAGACCCGCCACATCGACGACGACCGCCTGCTGCTGGCCCCTTCGCTGGCCTGGAAGCCGACCGACGCGACGACCGTCACCCTGCTGGGCGTGATCCAGCGGGACCGCACCGCCTCCAGCCAGCAGTTCCTGCCTGTCACCGCCTCGCTCCAGGCGCCGGCCGGCCGCCGGTTGGACGATCGCACCTTCCTCGGCGAACCGGACTTCGACCGCCTGGACACCAACCAGACCGGCGCGACCCTGCTGGTCGAGCACCGCTTCTCCGATCGCCTGACCGTCAATGGCGGCCTCCGCTACGTGAAGGCCGACGCCGCCTTCGACGAGATCTATCCGAACGTCTACCTGAGCCCGGGCAGCCCGTTCCTGGACGCGGACAGGCGCATCCTGCCGCGCAGCGCCTATTCGATCCGCTCCGACACCAAGACCTGGACCGCGGACCTCAACGCCCAGTATCGCTTCACCACCGGCGCCTTCGAACACCGGCTGCTGATCGGGATCGACTACATCGATTTCAACGAGACCAGCCGCAGCGGCTTCGGCGCGACGACCTCCATCGACGCCTACCGGCCGGTCTACGGGACGTTCACGGCGCCCGCGCTCGCCGCGCTGGATCCCCAGGACCAGACCCAGGTCGGCCTCTATCTCCAGGACCAGATCCGCTGGAACGACCTGTCGCTGGTGCTCGGCGTGCGGCGGGACAAGGCCAAGAACCAGGTCGGAGCCTACCGGCAGACGGACGAGGCCACGACCTATCGCGTCGGGGCGATCTACGATCTGGGCCAGGGCGTGTCGCCCTACATCAGCTACGCCGAATCCTTCCTGCCGGTCTCCGGTCTGGACGTCTACGGCAAGCCCTACCAGCCGCAGGAAGGCCGGCAGCTGGAGGGCGGCGTGAAGTGGCAGCCGCGCGCCGGCACGCTGGTCAGCTTCGCCGCCTACAAGATCACCGAGACCAACCGGCTGACGAACGACCCCTACTTCGTGCTCAACTCCACCCAGACCGGCGAGGTGGAATCGACAGGCTTCGAGGTCGAGGCCTCGCACGCGGTGACGCGCGACCTGGTGGTCACCGCCGCCTACAGCTTCACCCGGGCCGAGGTGACCAGCAGCATCTTCACGCCCGAGATCGGCGTGCAGCTCAGCGACACGCCCAAGCATCAGGCCTCGCTCTGGGCGGTGAAGACCTTCCGCCTGGCCGACGAGGTGGACCTGCGCCTGGGCGGCGGCGCCCGCTACGTCGGCGAGACCCTCTCGACCGGCCTGCCCAGCGCCATCACCACCCCGTCGACGGGACTGGCCGGCGCGATCACGACGCCGAGCTACACCCTGTGGGACGGGCTGGCGGCCCTGGACTGGAAAGCCTGGTCCTTCACGCTCAGCGCAACCAACCTGTTCGACAAGAGCTACTACACCTCATGCCGCACCTTCGGCGACTGCTTCACGGGCAACCGCCGGAACGTCGTCGGGACCTTGAGCTATCGCTTCTAGGAGCCTCGGGATGAAGCACGGAACCGTCCGGAACTGGTACCTGGTCCACAAATGGACCAGCCTGATCTGCACCGTCTTCCTGCTGATGCTGTGCATCACCGGGCTGCCGCTGATCTTCTGGCACGAGATCGAGGAACTGACCGGCCGCCATCCGGAGGTGAAGCCGGTCGTGGCCGCGACCGCGCCGGCGAACCTGGACCAAGTGCTGAAGGCCGGCGTCGTTCCCGGCGGCGTGCCGCTGTACCTCAGCTTCGACGACCACGACCCGATCCTCTACGTCAACAGCGCGCCGAGCCTGGAGACGCCGCCGAACGACACCACCTCGACCGCCTTCGACGCCCGCACGGGCGAGGCGATCAAGATCCCGCCCTTCAACGAAGGGATCATGTGGATCCTGTTCCGGCTGCACACCGACCTGTTCGCGGGACTGCCGGGAATGCTCTTCCTGGGCGGGATGGGCGCGCTGTTCGTGGTCTCGATCGTCTCGGGCGTGGTCGTCTACGGCCCGTTCATGCGCAAGCTGGACTTCGGCACGGTGCGGACCTCCCGCAGCAGCCGGCTGAAGTGGCTGGACCTGCACAACCTGCTTGGGATCGTCACCCTGTCCTGGGCGGCGGTGGTCGGCTTCACGGGGGTGATCAACACCCTGTCCGACCCGCTGATCTCGGCCTGGCAGAACGACCAGCTGGCCGAGATGGTCAGCGCGTACAAGACCCTGCCCCCGCCGACCCGGTTCGGCTCGGTGCAGGCGGCGGTCGATACGGCCAAGGCCGCGGCTCCGGGCATGACCCCGTCCTTCATCGCCTTCCCCGGCACGCCGTACAGCAGCCCGCACCACTACGCCGTCTACATGCACGGCGAGACGGCGCTGACCAGCAAGCTCTACACCCCGGCCCTGATCGACGTTGAGACCGGCAAGCTGACCGACATGCGCAGCATGCCCTGGTACATCCAGGGCCTGTTCCTGTCGCAGCCGCTGCACTTCGGCGACTACGGCGAGATGCCGCTCAAGATTCTGTGGGCGGTGCTGGACATCATCAGCATCGTCGTGCTGGGCAGCGGCCTCTACCTCTGGCTCGGCAAGCGGCGGACCTCGCTGGAGGCGCGGCTCAAGGAGCTGGAGACCGGCGGCGCGGCGACGCCCGCCCTGGCCCGCGCGGGAGACGCCTGATGGCCGGCGCCAAGGGCGGCAAGAAGCGTTGGCGCGAGGTCTACCGCCAGCCGACGGTCCTGGGGATCATCGGGCTGGCGGGGCTGATCTGCGCCCTGGTCGGGGACGGCTGGTGGGACGTCCTGTCCTGGGCCCTGCTCGGTTACACCTGCGCCGTGATCGTCTGGGCCCTGGCGGTCAAGCGGAGCTAGGCCGAGGCGGCGTCCAGCCGGGCGAGGTGCGCCGGATCCAGCGCCAGGCGGGCGGCGCCCATCAGCTCCTCGAGCTGCGCGACGCTGGTGGCGCTGGCGATCGGCGCGGCCACGGCCGGCTTGGCGATGACCCAGGCCAGGGCGACCTGCGCCGGCGTCGCGCCGGTCTCGGCGGCGACCTGGTCCAGGGCGGCCAGGACCCTGGGCCCCTTCTCGCTCTCCAGATACTTCTTCACCGCCCCGCCGCGCGGGCTTTTCCCGAGATCGTCCGCCGAGCGGTACTTGCCGGTTAGGAAGCCGCTGGCCAGGCCGTAGTAGCTGATGACGCTCACGTCCTGCTCCAGGCACAGCGGCTGCAGCGACGCCTCGATGGCGCGATCCATCAGGTTGTAGGCCGGCTGCAGCGTGTCGTAGCGCGGCAGCCCTTTGGCCTCCGAAACCGCCAGGGCCGAGGACAACCGGCCGGCGTCGAAGTTGGAGGCGCCGATCGCCCGCACCTTGCCCGCCTTCACCAGCCGGTCGTAGGCCTCCAGCGTCTCGTCCTGGGGCGTGTCGGCGTCGTCCCGATGCGACTGGTAGAGGTCGATGTAGTCGGTCTGGAGCCGCTGCAGCGACTCCTCGACCGCCGCGGCGATGTTGGCCGCCGACAGGCCGGGCCTGGCCGGCCACATGCCGACCTTGGTGGCGATGATCACGTCGTCGCGCCGGCCGCGCGCCTTCAGCCAGGTCCCGAGCACCCGTTCGGACTCCCCGCCGGTATAACCGGGAACCCAGGCCGAATAGACGTCGGCGGTGTCGATGGCGTTGAAGCCGCCGTCGACGAAGGCGTCCAGCACGCGGTGCGAGGTCGCCTCGTCGGCCGTCCAGCCGAACACGTTGCCGCCCAGCATCAGCGGCGCGATCAGAAGGTCCGAACGACCCAGGCGGCGGTGTTCCATGGCCTAAGCTCCTTGCAGATGGGCCGTGCGTCCTTCGAGACGCGCTTCGCGCTCCACGGGATGACGAAGGCGGCGGGCTGCACAAACTTCGTCATGGTGAGGAGCGAGCACAGCGAGCGTCTCGAACCACGCAACAGGGTCTAGGCCGCCTTCACCGCCTCGCCGTCGAACACCGGGGCGTCCTGCGGAGCGAGGGCGGCGCGGCCGCGGATCACGTCGGCGATCTTCTCGGCGATCATCATGGTCGGGGCGTTGGTGTTGCCGCCGATCAGGGTCGGCATGACCGAGGCGTCGATGACGCGCAGGCCTTCCAGGCCCTGGACCTTCAGCTGGCCGTCGACCACCGCCATCGCATCGCCGTCCACGCCCATCCGGCAGGTGCCGACCGGGTGATAGATCGTCTCGGACTTGGCCCGGATCCAGGCGTCGATCTCGGCGTCGGTCCTCACCGCCGCGCCCGGCGCGTACTCCGAGGTGCGGTAGGGGTCGAGCGCCGCCTGCGAGGCCACGTCGCGGGCGATCTTGACGCCTTCGCGCACCGCCCGGCGGTCCTCCTCGGTCGCCAGGTAGTTGGCGAAGATGGTCGGATCGTCGTTCGGATCGGCCGAGCGCAGCCCGACCTTGCCGCGGCTCTCGGGCCGCAGCTGGCAGACGTGGAAGGTGAAGCCGTCCTTCTCGACGCGGATCTTGCCGTGGTCCTGCATGATGGCCAGCACGGTGTGGACCTGCAGGTCGGGGCGGTCGAGGTCGGGCCGCGAGCGCAGGAAGGCGCCGGACTCGAGCATCTGCTCCCGGCCCTTGCCCTTCTTGAACAGCATGTAGTTCAGGCCGACCAGCAGCTGCTTGGCGCCCCGGGTCATCGAGTAGGCCGTGATCGGCTGCGGGCACTCCCAGGACAGGCAGACGTCCAGGTGGTCCTGCAGGTTCTGGCCGACGCCGTTCAGCTCGTGCTGGACCTTGATCCCGTGCGGATTGAGGTCGGCGCCGGCGCCGATGCCCGACAGCTGCAGGATCTGCGGCGACTGCACCGCGCCGGCGCTGAGCAGAACCTCGCCGTCGGCGTAGACGGTCTTGGCCTGGCCGTCGGCGATGTACTCCACGCCGATCGCGCGGCCCTTCTCCAGCAGGACGCGGCTGGTGCGGGCCCCGGTGACGCAGGTCAGGTTCGGACGGTTCAGCGCCGGATAGAGATAGGCCTTGGCCGAGCTCCAGCGCTCGCCGTCCTTGATGGTCATCTGGTAGGGGCCCCAGCCTTCCTGCTGGAAACCGTTGAAGTCCTTGGTCGTCAGATGACCGGCCTGGGCGCCGGCCTCGATGGCGGCGCGGTAGATCGGGTTGGGCGAGGACGCCTTGGAGACGTGCAGCGGCCCGTCGCCGCCGTGCCAGGCGTCGCCGCCCCCTTCAAGGCTCTCGGACTTCTTGAAATAGGGCAGCACGTCGGAATAGCCCCAGCCGGCCAGGCCCATCTGCCGCCACTGGTCGTAGTCGCGGGCGTGGCCGCGGATGTAGATCATGCCGTTGATCGAGGACGAGCCGCCCCAGCCCTTGCCGCGCGGCCACCACAGGCGGCGGTTGTCGAGGTGAGGCTCCTCCTCGGTCCAGAAGCCCCAGTTGAAGGTCCCCTTCTCCTTGATCAGGTTGCCGACGCCGGCCGGCATCTTGACCAGGATGGAGTTGTCCTTGCCGCCCGCCTCGAGCAGCAGGACCTTGGTCGTCCCGTCCTCGGTCAGCCGGTTCGCCAGCACGCAGCCGGCCGAGCCGGCGCCGATGATGATGTAGTCGTAGCGATCGGCCACGGACGTTCTCCCGATGTATTATCGTTGTTCACTGAACAGTGACGCCGGCGTCAGGTTTGAGCAAGAGGGAAGGCGCGGGCGAGGTGTCGCGACTGTCTCGCGGCCATGCCCCACAGACCGCGGCGGCGACGGAACGCGGGGACAGAGGGTCCTCCCCGTACGCGCGGGCGCCGGGATCTGGGGTTGCCCCTCCTTGATCAGGAAGGCTTTTCGGCGGGCCGCGCCGGGGATGTGATCGTTCATGCCCCGATTATGCGCCCGCGCCGGCCGACGGGGATAAACAGCGACGCCGGTTGTCCCCAGAAGGGGCTGAATGTCCCGCGTTGTCCCGGGAGTATGCGTCCTGGGAGTCCTGGCGAGGGTCAGGGCGGCGTCGCTGGGTCCCGGCTCTCCGCTACGCTCCGGCCGGGATGACATTGAGGGGACGGTCACTGGTTCAGGGTTTCGTAGAGATCCCGCCAGGTCGGGTTGTCCTTCTCGATCAGCGCAAGCTTCCCGGCGCGGCGCCACCTTTTAAGGCGCTTCTCGAACGCGATCCCGTCGAGCGGCTCATCGAAGGCGACGTACCAGACGAGAAGCTTGACGCCATATCGCCGAGTAAACGTCGCACCCCGCCCTTCGCGATGAAGCCAAACGCGATACGCGAGGTTCCCGGTCACGCCGACGTACAGTGTGCCATTGCGTCGGCTCGCCAAAACGTAGACGTGGTGGCGCCGCCTCATTAATCAATCTTAACAAGCATTTAATATCGAGTCATCCCGGAGGCTGCGCAGCAACTATCCGGGACCCAGACCGCGCTGGCGTTCGCCGCCACTGCTGTCCCGGTTGTCAGCAGGCGCCCTTCCCTCGGCCGCCGCGCCGCGCATACTCAGCGCCGATGTTGGACCGCCGCGAGATGATCGTCGGAGCGATCGCCGCCTGCACGGCTGAAGGAGCCCCCATGTCCGAGAAATACGGCCTGTTCGGCAAGCTGGTCGCCGCCCCCGGCAAGCGCGACGAACTGCTCGGCTACCTGTCCGAGGGGACCGAGGCGATGCCGGGCTGCCTGCTCTACGTCCTGTCGACCTCCGAGGCCGAGCCGGACGCCATCTTCATCTACGAGGTCTGGGAAACCCGGCAGCACCACGCCGACTCCCTCAAGCTGCCCGCCGTCCAGGCCAGCATCGCCAAGGCCCGCCCGATCATCGCCGGCTTCGGCCCCGAACGGTTCGAGATGACGCCGGTGGGCGGCGTGGGAATCTAGACCCCGGCGCTCGCGCCTCCGCCGGCCGCGGGCTTGTTCCCGGTCGTCGGGCATGGTCAGCTTCGAACGAAGGCTTTGGGGGACGCGTCATGGCCATCCTCGCGGGACGACGCGTCGGCCTGGTCCTGGCGGTCACCGCCTTCGCCGGCCTGTTCGCCGCGCCGGCCGCGGCCCGCCCCAAGACGCCGACCCTGTCCAAGTTCGAGTCGCGCACCCTGCCGCCGAAGGCGGTGACGCGGCGCATCGGCGAACAGCTGGGCGAGCTGCTGGTCCCCCCGACCCAGCGCATGGCGCCGGGCGCCCCTACCCGGCCGCTGCAGGACTTGACCTTCAGAACCCGCCCCGCGCGACCTACGTGCCCGGCGTCTGCCAGGCCGACGTGGCGGTCTTCGAGTTCCATCCAGTCGGCCCGGCGACCCGGCCGGGCGACGTCCCCACCCGTCTCGTCGGGATCACGGCCGAAACGGGCTATCGCCTTCTACGCCCCGCGGGCGTCGCCCTGGCCGCCTTCGAAAAAGCCGACGACGAGGACCGGCTGCCGGAGAGCCCTCTCGACTTCCCGGACACGGCCGCCTGCGAACGGTTGGCCGCCGAGGAGGCGGCCTTCACCCGCGCCGATTCGCCGGCCGACTTCCTGGAGAACATGGCGCTGCTGGAGAAGATCGGGACGACCCTGCGCGACGGCGGGTCGCTGGAGATCGTCTGCGACTTCGCGCCCGACCGCGCGCCCGCGGCCTGCCGCAAGGTGATCCTCGCCTTCCCGGAAACCCCGGTCATCGAAATCCAGTCCTGCGACGAGACTCCCGCCCCGAGAACCTCCTGCGTACGCTTTGAGGACTGGAACGGCGGCCTGAACGTCCATCTGCGCCAGACCGGCGGCGCCCCCGAGATCACCCGCGTCCACCGCCCGGAACCGCCCATCATCATGGCCCATCCGCGCCGCGATTGACGGTCGACCCGGAGTCGCCCGGTCGCATTCCCTTGACTTTCAAGGCTTTCCCCGCCACATAGCCGCCGTTGCGCGGCATCTCCGCCGCGCCGATCGGCCCTGGCCGGCCGCGTAAGGCGCTTGAATGCGCTCCCCGGCCCAGACGCCGACCATCCCATAGCGACGCCATTACGCGGGGCGTCTTCCAGAAGACCCCGCTCCCGCCCGCAGGCCGTCAGGCCATGCGGCGCGTGTCGCATACGAAAGAGATTCATGACCGACTTCGCTTCGCTTGGCCTGGCCAAGCCGCTTCTCTCCGCGCTGGCCGCCGAGGGCTACACCAAGCCGACCCCGATCCAGCAGCAGGCCATCCCGCTGGTGCTCGAGGGCAAGGACGTGCTGGGCATCGCCCAGACCGGCACCGGCAAGACCGCCGCCTTCGCCCT
Coding sequences within:
- a CDS encoding PAS domain-containing protein, whose protein sequence is MVHPNTERLTEYWRAQRGDALAPRRADIDPMAFHTLLPQAIIVGRSNQGRFPFRLVGGLVSDLHRQDLRGRCLLELWRAGDRWRLKSALEIARRRPEPVVIHADALIDGAVPLPLEILLAPLTGPSGEIDRFLGLYQPLGSVGQMQGRPIRDLAMVAITGGGEGDEARALRLASLDGRRIA
- a CDS encoding TonB-dependent siderophore receptor, with protein sequence MSKRVGRRVALKTALLAASGLAWAPALALANDATDVDQVVITAQRATTATKTDTRLLETPQAISVVPAELFADRGVTTMQETLRYTAGVNSEAYGLDTRQDQPAARGFYSTQYQDGMRKLVGYSLIPRTETYTLERVELLRGPSSVLYGQSNTGGIVNMMSKRPREDFGGEVALQYGGWDRKQLQFDVTGGLGGGVSGRLVGVARDSGLQTRHIDDDRLLLAPSLAWKPTDATTVTLLGVIQRDRTASSQQFLPVTASLQAPAGRRLDDRTFLGEPDFDRLDTNQTGATLLVEHRFSDRLTVNGGLRYVKADAAFDEIYPNVYLSPGSPFLDADRRILPRSAYSIRSDTKTWTADLNAQYRFTTGAFEHRLLIGIDYIDFNETSRSGFGATTSIDAYRPVYGTFTAPALAALDPQDQTQVGLYLQDQIRWNDLSLVLGVRRDKAKNQVGAYRQTDEATTYRVGAIYDLGQGVSPYISYAESFLPVSGLDVYGKPYQPQEGRQLEGGVKWQPRAGTLVSFAAYKITETNRLTNDPYFVLNSTQTGEVESTGFEVEASHAVTRDLVVTAAYSFTRAEVTSSIFTPEIGVQLSDTPKHQASLWAVKTFRLADEVDLRLGGGARYVGETLSTGLPSAITTPSTGLAGAITTPSYTLWDGLAALDWKAWSFTLSATNLFDKSYYTSCRTFGDCFTGNRRNVVGTLSYRF
- a CDS encoding PepSY-associated TM helix domain-containing protein encodes the protein MKHGTVRNWYLVHKWTSLICTVFLLMLCITGLPLIFWHEIEELTGRHPEVKPVVAATAPANLDQVLKAGVVPGGVPLYLSFDDHDPILYVNSAPSLETPPNDTTSTAFDARTGEAIKIPPFNEGIMWILFRLHTDLFAGLPGMLFLGGMGALFVVSIVSGVVVYGPFMRKLDFGTVRTSRSSRLKWLDLHNLLGIVTLSWAAVVGFTGVINTLSDPLISAWQNDQLAEMVSAYKTLPPPTRFGSVQAAVDTAKAAAPGMTPSFIAFPGTPYSSPHHYAVYMHGETALTSKLYTPALIDVETGKLTDMRSMPWYIQGLFLSQPLHFGDYGEMPLKILWAVLDIISIVVLGSGLYLWLGKRRTSLEARLKELETGGAATPALARAGDA
- a CDS encoding aldo/keto reductase, whose protein sequence is MEHRRLGRSDLLIAPLMLGGNVFGWTADEATSHRVLDAFVDGGFNAIDTADVYSAWVPGYTGGESERVLGTWLKARGRRDDVIIATKVGMWPARPGLSAANIAAAVEESLQRLQTDYIDLYQSHRDDADTPQDETLEAYDRLVKAGKVRAIGASNFDAGRLSSALAVSEAKGLPRYDTLQPAYNLMDRAIEASLQPLCLEQDVSVISYYGLASGFLTGKYRSADDLGKSPRGGAVKKYLESEKGPRVLAALDQVAAETGATPAQVALAWVIAKPAVAAPIASATSVAQLEELMGAARLALDPAHLARLDAASA
- a CDS encoding choline dehydrogenase: MADRYDYIIIGAGSAGCVLANRLTEDGTTKVLLLEAGGKDNSILVKMPAGVGNLIKEKGTFNWGFWTEEEPHLDNRRLWWPRGKGWGGSSSINGMIYIRGHARDYDQWRQMGLAGWGYSDVLPYFKKSESLEGGGDAWHGGDGPLHVSKASSPNPIYRAAIEAGAQAGHLTTKDFNGFQQEGWGPYQMTIKDGERWSSAKAYLYPALNRPNLTCVTGARTSRVLLEKGRAIGVEYIADGQAKTVYADGEVLLSAGAVQSPQILQLSGIGAGADLNPHGIKVQHELNGVGQNLQDHLDVCLSWECPQPITAYSMTRGAKQLLVGLNYMLFKKGKGREQMLESGAFLRSRPDLDRPDLQVHTVLAIMQDHGKIRVEKDGFTFHVCQLRPESRGKVGLRSADPNDDPTIFANYLATEEDRRAVREGVKIARDVASQAALDPYRTSEYAPGAAVRTDAEIDAWIRAKSETIYHPVGTCRMGVDGDAMAVVDGQLKVQGLEGLRVIDASVMPTLIGGNTNAPTMMIAEKIADVIRGRAALAPQDAPVFDGEAVKAA
- a CDS encoding GIY-YIG nuclease family protein encodes the protein MRRRHHVYVLASRRNGTLYVGVTGNLAYRVWLHREGRGATFTRRYGVKLLVWYVAFDEPLDGIAFEKRLKRWRRAGKLALIEKDNPTWRDLYETLNQ
- a CDS encoding putative quinol monooxygenase, which produces MSEKYGLFGKLVAAPGKRDELLGYLSEGTEAMPGCLLYVLSTSEAEPDAIFIYEVWETRQHHADSLKLPAVQASIAKARPIIAGFGPERFEMTPVGGVGI